TAGCGTTAAGCGTATCGTCTGGCTGTAGTCATACGGACACACAAGTATCGGAACCATCGACTACACAGGCGCCCAGCGAAGCTTCTTCCTCTTCGGCGCCAGCATCGCCAACCGATTCGGAGACAAGTCATCGCATACCAAGCGCTGACGAGATAGAGTGGGATCAAGTTCAAGACCCTCTATTGAATAACGCCATAAAAGACAAGCTGCGACAGGCGATAGATGCCATTGTGGCGCAGGACAGCAAGGCGTTTCACCATGCGATTAGTCCAGAGATGGGCAGTGGATTGGATGATCTGTTGGATCGTCCAACTGTATTTACCCATATCGACGCTGCGCATATGGAGAGAGGACGCGTGCTTGTGCCTGTGCAAGCGACCTTACAGATAGAGCAAGAAACAACAGCGTATGTGTACACTTTTTACTTGGAAAAAGGATCGGATGGAGTATGGGACATCGTTAGCATTGACTAATGGGCATAAAAGTCGCCAGCAGGCATTATGATTCTGCGTTCAGCACCCGTTATATAGAAGTAGAATAAGCAATAGCAAACAGGAGCGAAATCATATGAACAATGAATCGATAGCAACGTTGTCTATGTCCAGCGCAGGCAGGTATAGCCGTTTGCAGACATTCCTTATGGGCTTACGTATATTAGTGATGTTGCTGGCGACAGGTATGCTGTTTTCATTAATGATGCCTTCGGCATCTGCGCGATCGTATCAGGTACAATACACCGTATATCCGCCAACAGCGGATACAGAGGCATCGTTGGCAGCTGTCGTGCTTGATCCTTCGATTCCAGCTTTGGAGCATACAACGACATCCATGCAGTATAGCCTTGATTCCACAGACGGCAGCAATGGGGTCTGGAACGATGCAGCAGACGGGGAGACGCCGTTTACGCCTGCACAGGGATGGCTGACCTTACGTCTACATGATGATCCTTCGACAGCATTTCGATTGGCGTCGATCAGCATCAATGGTAGCAGTACAGGGCAGTCAGGAACGACCATCGGTACAGATCCGGCGACAGGTACAGATTCGACAACTTCTAATCCAGATTCGACGACTGGGGGTGACAGTTCTTCCAATTCCAGTAACACCACGCCTTCCAGCACAGCCGTATTGCCGAATGGAAATGGTCTGTATACCGCTCAATCCTCTGCACCCGGTCAATTAACGGTGACGCTGCGCAAAGACAGCATTGTGCAGCAATTGGTATCCGCCGCTGACCGGATCGTGCCGATTGTGATTCCGTCGGGTTATACCACGGTAGATTGCTTGTTAAATGGAGATATATTGCAGGCGCTATATGACGGGCAAGGTGGCATTCGTGTGGAATCGCCGCTGGGCGATTATGAGTTGCCCGTGTCGGGCATGAACCGCGCTGCTTTGCTGGCGTTACCGGGCAGCCCGGCTTCTTTGCAGAATGTGACGCTTCATATCGGTATTGCTCCGGTTCGTACGGATATTGCGACTGCGGTACAGCGGGCGGGTCAACAGGCAGGCGTAGAGATGATCGGTACACCAGTGCAATTTTCATTGACGGGTACGGGTGGCTCTGCATCTCCGGTTGCCATCGATCCGATAGTGTTGTTCGCAGGTACAGAGGGCAATGGGAATGCGGCGAATGCAGTTGCTTCAGTTCCCATAAAGGGGCGGCAGCTCACTTTGCATCCGTCGAACAGTAATGTTCATGCGACAACTGCCGTTCGCTGGAACCCTGTTCAGAACAGCATGATTCCGGTGCCTACCGTAGTGACTGATCCCGCTGCCCAGCCATCTAGTGGTACGAATAATTCCGCTACGACAAGCCATACGGAAGCTGATGCTCCTTCTGCTACAAATACAGCAGGTGCAGGTACAGCGGGCAGCGCAGTGATTCATGGTTCTGCACCAGATGGCATTTATGCGCTGGTACAGAGCAGCAAGACATTTGCCGATGTAGCTTCCAGTTGGAGCAAGAATGATGTCAACGATATGGCATCACGGCTGGTGGTGAATGGAGAGAATGGCAATTTTGTACCGGATCGTGAAGTGACACGTGCGGAGTTTGCGGCGATGCTAGTACGCGCGTTGGGACTGGCGGATGAACAGAGCAGTCATTTGCCC
The sequence above is drawn from the Paenibacillus sp. JQZ6Y-1 genome and encodes:
- a CDS encoding S-layer homology domain-containing protein, whose product is MNNESIATLSMSSAGRYSRLQTFLMGLRILVMLLATGMLFSLMMPSASARSYQVQYTVYPPTADTEASLAAVVLDPSIPALEHTTTSMQYSLDSTDGSNGVWNDAADGETPFTPAQGWLTLRLHDDPSTAFRLASISINGSSTGQSGTTIGTDPATGTDSTTSNPDSTTGGDSSSNSSNTTPSSTAVLPNGNGLYTAQSSAPGQLTVTLRKDSIVQQLVSAADRIVPIVIPSGYTTVDCLLNGDILQALYDGQGGIRVESPLGDYELPVSGMNRAALLALPGSPASLQNVTLHIGIAPVRTDIATAVQRAGQQAGVEMIGTPVQFSLTGTGGSASPVAIDPIVLFAGTEGNGNAANAVASVPIKGRQLTLHPSNSNVHATTAVRWNPVQNSMIPVPTVVTDPAAQPSSGTNNSATTSHTEADAPSATNTAGAGTAGSAVIHGSAPDGIYALVQSSKTFADVASSWSKNDVNDMASRLVVNGENGNFVPDREVTRAEFAAMLVRALGLADEQSSHLPKDVHSSDWYAGVVGTAINHGLIEGYNDGNFRPNQYITREEAAMIMSHAMDYTGQSTALSDSQVEQQLNHFSDRKEVSNWAKKAVAATAQSAIVQGNQGHFEPQSHVTRAQAASMIRRLLQKAGWINAG